The following are from one region of the bacterium genome:
- a CDS encoding SAM-dependent chlorinase/fluorinase yields MRLLTFLSDFGLDSPYPAAMKAVASAICDARFLDISHAVPRHAVRTGAYLLWSVAPVCPAGTVHCAVVDPGVGTARAPLAVAAGGQIFVGPDNGLLLPAARRLGAPEVYRLTNPAYWHHPVSGTFHGRDIFAPAAAHLAAGAAVEAVGEAAPEYVDLTIEEGGWDGSSLRGAVLWVDPFGNLVTTIPGSLLARLAESRNAVVEVGSKGLRAGVGRTFGDAAPGGAVIVKGSDGLVEVALNRGRAADALAAAPGDPVRVRAADIGS; encoded by the coding sequence ATGCGCCTGCTGACGTTTCTCTCTGACTTCGGCCTCGACTCGCCGTACCCGGCGGCGATGAAAGCCGTGGCGTCCGCGATCTGCGACGCCCGGTTCCTCGACATCTCGCACGCGGTGCCGCGCCACGCCGTCCGCACCGGCGCGTATCTGCTGTGGTCCGTGGCTCCGGTCTGCCCCGCCGGCACCGTGCACTGCGCCGTGGTGGATCCGGGCGTCGGCACGGCGCGGGCCCCGCTGGCCGTGGCTGCCGGAGGGCAGATATTCGTCGGACCCGACAACGGGCTGCTGCTGCCGGCCGCGAGACGACTGGGGGCCCCGGAGGTGTACCGGCTGACGAATCCCGCCTACTGGCACCATCCCGTTTCCGGGACCTTTCACGGACGCGACATCTTCGCTCCGGCCGCGGCCCATCTCGCCGCGGGCGCAGCAGTTGAGGCCGTGGGTGAGGCGGCGCCCGAGTACGTCGACTTGACGATCGAGGAAGGCGGGTGGGACGGCTCGAGCCTGCGCGGCGCCGTGCTGTGGGTCGACCCATTCGGCAATCTCGTCACGACAATTCCCGGCAGCCTGCTTGCCCGGCTGGCGGAGAGCCGGAACGCCGTGGTCGAGGTCGGGTCCAAGGGGCTTCGCGCCGGGGTCGGACGCACGTTCGGGGACGCCGCGCCCGGCGGGGCGGTAATTGTGAAGGGCAGCGACGGCCTCGTGGAGGTCGCGCTCAATCGCGGCCGTGCAGCGGACGCCCTGGCCGCCGCGCCGGGCGATCCGGTGCGGGTTCGGGCCGCGGATATCGGTTCTTGA
- a CDS encoding divergent polysaccharide deacetylase family protein, with protein MAPKSARGGRTRGGTNGRSRRGIPAFALGMLAGAGIVLGLLAGWHVRPAPPAPPAPPRASHAAPPVAARPRPARPAAPAPAPRAAAPQPPRENPEGSQSPAVAPGPAASPEPSAHPRVAVIFDDAGYSLRAAREVMALPRPVTISVLPGLPYSTPIAEEAAGRGVQVILHLPVQPDNAALDLGPGGITVDMTDDAIARTVASDFATVPGAAGTNNHMGSRGTADPRVMRAILGVVKARRLFFVDSLTSPRSVAADTARTMGVPTAVRAVFLDNQDDDTYVRAQFHALIRIAQTRGQAIAIGHVGKVTARVLREMLPEFDEAGIRFVPVSALVR; from the coding sequence ATGGCCCCTAAAAGCGCGCGCGGCGGCAGAACACGCGGCGGAACCAACGGCCGGTCCCGGCGCGGCATCCCGGCGTTCGCGCTGGGGATGCTGGCCGGCGCCGGCATCGTGCTCGGCCTGCTGGCCGGCTGGCACGTCCGTCCGGCGCCGCCCGCTCCGCCCGCCCCGCCCCGCGCGTCTCACGCGGCGCCGCCGGTTGCGGCGCGTCCCCGTCCCGCGCGGCCGGCCGCCCCGGCGCCCGCGCCCCGCGCCGCCGCGCCGCAGCCGCCGCGCGAAAACCCCGAAGGCTCCCAGAGTCCCGCCGTCGCTCCCGGACCGGCGGCATCACCGGAGCCATCCGCTCATCCCCGGGTCGCCGTCATCTTCGACGACGCGGGCTACAGCCTGCGCGCCGCGCGCGAGGTGATGGCGCTTCCCCGTCCGGTGACGATTTCGGTGCTGCCGGGCCTGCCGTACTCGACGCCGATCGCCGAGGAGGCGGCGGGCCGGGGGGTCCAGGTGATCCTTCATCTCCCCGTCCAGCCGGACAACGCCGCGCTCGACCTGGGGCCCGGCGGCATCACGGTGGACATGACCGACGACGCGATCGCACGGACCGTGGCGTCGGACTTTGCCACGGTGCCCGGCGCCGCCGGCACGAACAACCACATGGGCTCGCGCGGGACCGCCGATCCGCGCGTGATGCGGGCGATCCTCGGCGTTGTCAAGGCACGCCGGCTGTTCTTCGTCGACAGCCTGACCTCGCCGCGGTCCGTCGCCGCGGACACCGCGCGCACGATGGGCGTGCCGACGGCGGTGCGGGCCGTCTTTCTCGACAACCAGGACGACGACACCTACGTCCGCGCCCAGTTCCATGCGCTCATCCGCATCGCGCAGACCCGCGGACAGGCGATCGCGATCGGCCACGTCGGCAAGGTGACGGCGCGCGTGCTGCGGGAGATGCTGCCGGAATTCGACGAGGCCGGCATCCGGTTCGTTCCGGTGTCGGCCCTCGTGCGCTGA
- a CDS encoding S41 family peptidase, which translates to MSLRVRITSVALAAVLVAVLAAPVMPHADAASAPFVLSAFKTLQKNYVDQLVAAPLLNAALTAAEKKAGAEAGALIPDTATEELASSLFTQRFAAITAGVAGRVTETDLAYAAVEGMLQSLHDSHTGFVPPSLYQEIKRREAGQAAFTGVGIVLLHRDGQYYINEIYPGGPAEQAGIHVFDRIVAVDGHATNGLADDEVSKMIRGAAGSRVTLTVLRAGVTDPVEVPIVRGPIHVPTVTDRMLPGQIGYVRLFEFVPGVGNSIRNAMQDLRAGGMRALVLDLRGNPGGLVSELREVSSAILPEGSAVLQMRTRTGRSIVMQTPNQPIVPASVPIVVLVDEGTASAAELLSAAIQEAGRGVVEGTKTAGAVEIGITIDLPEGAGMSVTVARVFTGKGMRLEGQGVTPDTPESLTSQAMDEGHDNQLDRAVEILNMQLGIKPTNGCVMPAARAA; encoded by the coding sequence ATGTCCTTGCGCGTTCGAATCACCTCGGTCGCACTCGCCGCCGTTCTCGTCGCCGTGCTCGCGGCGCCCGTTATGCCCCACGCCGATGCGGCATCCGCCCCGTTCGTGCTCTCGGCCTTCAAGACGCTGCAGAAAAACTACGTCGACCAGCTCGTCGCGGCCCCCCTGCTCAACGCGGCGCTGACCGCCGCGGAAAAGAAGGCGGGCGCGGAGGCGGGCGCGTTGATCCCGGACACCGCGACGGAGGAGCTGGCTTCGTCCCTCTTCACCCAGCGGTTCGCCGCGATCACGGCGGGCGTGGCCGGACGGGTCACCGAGACGGATCTGGCCTACGCCGCGGTCGAGGGAATGCTCCAGAGCCTTCATGATTCGCACACGGGGTTTGTCCCGCCGTCGCTGTATCAGGAGATCAAGCGCCGGGAGGCCGGACAGGCCGCGTTCACCGGGGTGGGCATCGTCCTCCTCCACCGTGACGGACAGTACTACATCAACGAGATCTATCCCGGCGGTCCCGCCGAGCAGGCGGGGATCCACGTGTTCGACCGGATCGTGGCGGTGGACGGCCATGCCACCAACGGACTGGCGGACGACGAAGTGTCGAAGATGATCCGCGGCGCGGCCGGCAGCCGCGTGACGCTGACGGTCCTCCGCGCCGGGGTGACGGATCCCGTCGAGGTGCCGATCGTGCGCGGACCGATCCACGTGCCGACGGTCACCGACCGCATGCTGCCCGGGCAGATCGGATACGTGCGCCTCTTCGAGTTCGTGCCCGGCGTGGGCAACAGCATCCGGAACGCGATGCAGGATTTGCGCGCCGGCGGGATGCGGGCGCTGGTGCTGGATCTCCGCGGCAATCCCGGCGGGTTGGTGAGCGAGCTGCGCGAGGTCTCGTCGGCGATCCTGCCGGAGGGCTCGGCAGTTCTTCAGATGCGTACCCGCACCGGCCGCAGCATCGTGATGCAGACGCCAAACCAGCCCATCGTGCCGGCCAGCGTGCCGATCGTAGTGCTGGTGGACGAGGGCACAGCGTCCGCGGCGGAACTGCTCTCGGCCGCGATCCAGGAAGCGGGCCGCGGCGTGGTCGAGGGGACGAAGACCGCGGGCGCGGTGGAGATCGGCATTACGATCGATCTGCCGGAAGGCGCCGGAATGAGCGTGACCGTCGCCCGCGTGTTCACGGGCAAGGGGATGCGGCTGGAAGGGCAGGGCGTCACGCCGGATACCCCGGAGTCGCTGACCTCGCAGGCGATGGACGAGGGTCACGACAACCAGCTCGATCGCGCGGTCGAGATCCTCAACATGCAGCTCGGCATCAAGCCGACGAACGGGTGTGTCATGCCGGCCGCACGGGCGGCCTGA
- a CDS encoding acyl-CoA thioesterase, whose protein sequence is MVQLVFPEHANPHGTLYGGRMMSWIATAGTLAASRFAHGLVVLGAMDDLDFLTPVHVGEIVTIDAQVEFVGRSSMEVGVVVQSEAPGRSAPRRTTSSHLAFIALDDRERPRPVGLTVTPGSSAEAAVYKAAAARKAARLARMQTQGADSLPLGPAPPPTHIAHLVTPDDAFSGTLMFAGKVLTLLDEAAAITAVRYARGPVVTASLDTVYFYHPLRVGQIADVVAAVTFVSRTSAEIGVRVDGEQVGGGRHYTCTAFLTMVHVDDADRPAPMPPLPAPDGDARRVRLAGAMRTRARKERVAALRAASDAH, encoded by the coding sequence ATGGTGCAACTCGTCTTTCCGGAACACGCGAACCCCCACGGCACGCTCTACGGCGGACGCATGATGTCCTGGATCGCCACGGCCGGTACGCTGGCCGCGTCGCGGTTCGCCCACGGCCTCGTCGTTCTCGGCGCGATGGACGATCTGGATTTCCTGACGCCCGTGCACGTCGGTGAGATCGTGACGATCGACGCCCAGGTGGAGTTTGTCGGGCGGTCCTCCATGGAGGTCGGCGTGGTCGTGCAGTCCGAGGCGCCCGGACGGTCGGCCCCGAGGCGGACGACGTCGTCGCACCTGGCCTTCATCGCGCTCGACGACCGCGAGCGGCCGCGGCCGGTCGGACTGACGGTCACGCCCGGATCGAGCGCCGAAGCGGCCGTCTATAAGGCGGCCGCCGCGCGCAAGGCCGCGCGGCTCGCCCGGATGCAAACGCAGGGCGCCGATTCTCTCCCGCTGGGTCCGGCGCCGCCGCCGACGCACATCGCCCACCTGGTGACGCCCGACGACGCGTTCAGCGGGACGCTTATGTTCGCCGGCAAGGTCTTGACGCTGCTCGACGAAGCGGCCGCGATCACGGCCGTCCGGTATGCGCGCGGTCCGGTCGTGACGGCGTCGCTCGACACGGTGTACTTCTACCATCCCCTCCGCGTCGGCCAGATCGCCGACGTCGTCGCGGCGGTGACGTTTGTGTCGAGAACGTCCGCCGAGATCGGCGTGCGGGTGGACGGCGAGCAGGTCGGCGGGGGCCGCCACTACACCTGCACCGCGTTCCTCACGATGGTCCACGTCGACGATGCGGACCGGCCGGCGCCGATGCCGCCGCTGCCCGCGCCGGACGGCGACGCGCGGCGCGTGCGGCTCGCCGGGGCGATGCGGACACGCGCGCGGAAAGAGCGGGTGGCGGCGCTGCGTGCCGCATCCGATGCTCATTAG
- a CDS encoding small multi-drug export protein — MLIRFVHVMVLSLVPWVELRLAIPYGITKGLPPAAAFGAAVLASWAVILPAFLGLDLFYERFLSRSALVRRFIQEVRHRGRKYVERWGVVGVGIYVSLPLPGPGVYSGAVLAWTFGLPRRQAIAALALGVLVSAFLVTLISTGLIAVIRRFV; from the coding sequence ATGCTCATTAGGTTCGTCCACGTGATGGTGCTCTCGCTCGTTCCCTGGGTCGAGCTGCGCCTGGCGATTCCGTACGGCATCACCAAAGGGTTGCCGCCCGCGGCCGCCTTTGGCGCCGCGGTGCTGGCCAGTTGGGCGGTGATCCTGCCGGCGTTCCTTGGGCTGGATCTGTTCTACGAGCGGTTTCTCTCGCGGTCCGCGCTGGTGCGGCGGTTCATCCAGGAAGTCCGGCACCGCGGACGAAAATACGTGGAACGGTGGGGCGTCGTCGGCGTGGGGATCTACGTGAGCCTGCCGCTGCCCGGACCCGGTGTGTACTCGGGCGCCGTACTCGCGTGGACCTTCGGGCTGCCGAGGCGCCAGGCGATCGCCGCGCTGGCGCTGGGGGTGCTGGTCAGCGCGTTTCTCGTGACGCTGATCAGCACGGGCCTGATCGCGGTCATCAGACGGTTCGTGTGA
- a CDS encoding ArgE/DapE family deacylase — MGRPAHPRVRPEAVIGLLERLVAVPSVNPVLVPGGAGEAEIAGVLAGACRSLDLDVAVEDALPGRPNVVAVLRGRDRRRGRSLLLNGHTDTVGAAGMDGPFSPERRGERLYGRGAYDMKASLAAMVGAVAALRDAHVAPLGDVILTFVVDEEYLSAGTEAVARRYRADAAIVTEPTAMRTCLAHKGFVWARIRTEGRAAHGSDPAAGVDAIAHMGRVLAAIDRLDREVLPRSRHPLVGRPSVHASLIEGGEGLSTYPPACTLDVERRTLPGETVDDVRRELTVIADGLRAADPAFRAAVEITGSRPGLEVNPDAPIVRALDGAARQVTGQSPPQIGVAYWCDAAILAQHEMPTVVFGPSGDGAHAAVEYVDLPSVTACAQIFAETILAFCGADDAPADVSL, encoded by the coding sequence ATGGGCCGGCCGGCGCACCCGCGCGTCCGTCCCGAGGCTGTGATCGGCCTGCTCGAGCGCCTCGTCGCCGTTCCGTCCGTCAATCCCGTGTTGGTCCCGGGAGGCGCCGGCGAAGCCGAGATCGCGGGCGTGCTGGCCGGCGCGTGCCGTTCGCTCGATCTCGATGTGGCCGTCGAGGACGCGCTGCCCGGCCGCCCCAACGTCGTCGCGGTGCTGCGCGGCCGCGACCGGCGCCGCGGCCGCTCGCTTCTGCTGAACGGCCACACCGACACGGTCGGCGCGGCGGGGATGGACGGGCCGTTTTCGCCTGAGCGCCGGGGCGAGCGCCTCTATGGCCGCGGGGCATACGACATGAAGGCGAGCCTCGCCGCGATGGTCGGCGCCGTCGCCGCGCTGCGCGACGCGCACGTGGCCCCGCTCGGCGACGTGATCCTGACGTTTGTGGTCGATGAAGAGTACCTGAGCGCCGGCACGGAGGCGGTGGCGCGCCGTTACCGCGCCGACGCGGCGATCGTGACCGAGCCCACCGCCATGCGCACCTGTCTCGCGCATAAGGGGTTTGTGTGGGCGCGGATCCGCACGGAGGGACGCGCGGCGCACGGCAGCGATCCGGCAGCCGGCGTCGACGCCATCGCGCACATGGGGCGGGTGTTGGCCGCGATCGACCGGCTCGATCGGGAGGTGCTGCCGCGTTCCCGGCACCCGTTGGTCGGCCGCCCCTCCGTCCACGCGTCGCTGATCGAGGGCGGCGAGGGGCTCAGCACGTATCCGCCGGCCTGCACGCTGGACGTGGAGCGCCGGACGCTGCCGGGCGAGACCGTGGACGACGTCCGGCGTGAACTGACCGTGATCGCCGACGGGCTGCGCGCGGCGGACCCCGCGTTTCGGGCGGCGGTCGAGATCACGGGCAGCCGGCCGGGGCTCGAGGTGAACCCGGACGCGCCGATCGTCCGGGCGCTCGACGGCGCGGCCCGGCAGGTCACGGGGCAGAGCCCGCCTCAGATCGGCGTCGCGTACTGGTGCGATGCCGCCATTCTCGCCCAGCACGAGATGCCGACGGTGGTCTTCGGCCCGTCCGGCGACGGCGCGCACGCGGCGGTCGAGTACGTCGATCTGCCGTCCGTGACCGCCTGCGCCCAGATCTTCGCGGAGACGATCCTGGCGTTCTGCGGAGCGGACGATGCGCCTGCTGACGTTTCTCTCTGA
- a CDS encoding YggT family protein — MLFLVTLISDVAQLLALLIIVRALLTWVPSVDYGHPVIRAIVRVTDPVLLPIRRLVPPLGGIDVTPIAALLLIQVARYLLINIVVAAFGGG; from the coding sequence GTGTTGTTCCTCGTCACCCTCATTTCGGATGTGGCGCAGCTGCTCGCACTGCTCATCATCGTGCGCGCCCTGCTGACATGGGTTCCGTCGGTCGACTACGGGCATCCGGTGATCCGTGCCATCGTCCGCGTCACAGACCCGGTGCTGCTGCCGATCCGCCGTCTCGTCCCGCCGCTCGGCGGGATCGATGTGACGCCGATCGCCGCGCTGCTGCTGATCCAGGTGGCGCGTTACCTGCTGATCAACATCGTGGTCGCCGCCTTCGGCGGCGGCTGA
- a CDS encoding alanine--tRNA ligase-related protein, which yields MYSSTGRESPVPPGTAATERLYYTDAYRRTFLAGVLAVVPAAGGRTGVVLDRTVFYPTSGGQPHDTGTLDGIPVVDVVDADEHVIHVLEAGSSPPGIGVEVEAEIDWDRRFDHMQQHTAQHLVSAAFLQQLRAETVAVHLGDSSTIDFERAALSPEEALAVEDAVAEAVYDNRPVGVRFVDAGEAERMGLRRPAKRAGPLRVVEIEGLDRSACGGTHVRTTGELGPVLLRRWERAKGHLRVEFLAGWRALRDYRWKHALVAEWSGRLTVGDRELPEALGRLTARVEDRERALAASLRRLLAYEAAERLAALPAGEGPKVLRLEFPQRDQNEVRLLLRELTSREPCVALAGVVETGRLYFVRSAGVAADMAAVLTGAARSVGGRGGGTPEAAQGTVPPAEVARALDLAVEQVCRA from the coding sequence ATGTATTCTAGCACAGGTCGGGAATCGCCGGTCCCGCCGGGCACCGCGGCGACGGAGCGCCTATACTACACCGATGCCTACCGGCGGACGTTTCTCGCCGGCGTTCTCGCGGTCGTGCCGGCCGCCGGGGGCCGCACCGGCGTCGTCCTCGACCGGACCGTCTTCTATCCGACCTCCGGCGGCCAGCCCCACGACACCGGCACGCTCGACGGGATTCCTGTCGTCGACGTGGTCGACGCCGATGAGCACGTGATCCACGTGCTCGAAGCCGGCAGCTCGCCGCCCGGCATCGGGGTGGAGGTCGAAGCCGAGATCGACTGGGACCGGCGGTTCGATCACATGCAGCAGCACACCGCGCAGCATCTCGTGTCCGCCGCCTTTCTCCAGCAGCTTCGCGCCGAGACCGTCGCGGTGCACCTCGGCGACTCGTCGACGATCGACTTCGAGCGCGCTGCCCTATCCCCCGAGGAGGCGCTCGCCGTCGAGGACGCCGTCGCCGAGGCCGTCTACGACAACCGTCCCGTCGGCGTGCGGTTCGTCGACGCCGGCGAAGCGGAGCGGATGGGCCTCAGGCGGCCGGCAAAGCGCGCGGGTCCGCTTCGGGTCGTGGAAATCGAGGGCCTCGACCGGTCCGCCTGCGGAGGCACGCACGTCCGGACCACCGGAGAGCTCGGCCCCGTGCTGCTGCGGCGGTGGGAGCGCGCGAAGGGGCACCTGAGGGTCGAGTTTCTGGCCGGCTGGCGCGCCCTTCGCGACTATCGCTGGAAGCACGCGCTCGTCGCGGAGTGGAGCGGCCGCCTGACCGTTGGGGATCGTGAGCTGCCGGAGGCGCTCGGGCGGCTCACCGCGCGCGTCGAGGACCGCGAACGCGCCCTGGCCGCCTCGCTCCGGCGCCTCCTGGCGTATGAAGCGGCGGAACGTCTCGCCGCGCTCCCGGCGGGAGAAGGTCCAAAGGTGCTCCGGCTCGAGTTCCCGCAGCGCGATCAGAACGAGGTTCGCCTGCTGCTGCGAGAATTGACGTCGCGCGAGCCGTGCGTGGCGCTCGCCGGGGTGGTGGAGACAGGCCGGTTGTATTTTGTCCGGTCGGCGGGCGTGGCGGCCGACATGGCCGCGGTCCTGACGGGGGCGGCGCGGTCCGTCGGCGGACGCGGCGGCGGTACCCCGGAGGCGGCTCAGGGAACGGTGCCGCCCGCGGAGGTAGCCCGCGCGCTCGACTTGGCCGTCGAGCAGGTATGCCGTGCCTGA
- a CDS encoding DNA-formamidopyrimidine glycosylase family protein gives MPELPEVEAARRSLLRTVAGKTIARVIVRRPTVLRTHSGPGFARALRGRTIRGITRQGKALRFSVDPWVLVFHYMLWGVVRFQRDGAAPGPGTGVLFGFAGGATLEFRELQLSTFHLLKTTRAAEAAEPGLDPLGRGLTVETFLAALGGRGSLKDALCNQARIAGIGNLWAHEILFRARLRPDRTVQSLSPSEARRLYRTIRRTLRAAIAAGGEPGFHDALGREGRARLAVYGRAGERCRGCGGTVRDGRFHGRPTFFCPRCQR, from the coding sequence GTGCCTGAGCTGCCGGAGGTCGAAGCGGCGCGGCGATCGCTCCTCCGGACGGTCGCCGGCAAGACGATCGCCCGGGTGATCGTCCGGCGCCCGACGGTGCTCCGCACGCATTCCGGCCCGGGCTTCGCCCGCGCCCTGCGGGGGCGCACGATCCGAGGCATCACGAGGCAGGGCAAGGCACTGCGCTTCTCCGTCGATCCGTGGGTGCTCGTCTTCCACTATATGCTGTGGGGCGTTGTGCGCTTCCAGCGGGACGGGGCCGCGCCCGGCCCGGGGACCGGCGTGTTGTTCGGGTTCGCCGGCGGCGCGACGCTCGAATTTCGCGAGCTTCAACTGAGCACGTTTCATCTCCTCAAGACCACGCGGGCGGCCGAGGCGGCGGAGCCCGGCCTCGATCCGCTCGGGCGAGGGCTCACCGTCGAGACGTTCCTCGCCGCGCTCGGGGGGCGCGGCAGCCTGAAGGACGCACTCTGCAACCAGGCGCGGATCGCGGGCATCGGCAACCTGTGGGCGCACGAGATCCTGTTTCGGGCGCGCCTTCGTCCCGACCGGACCGTCCAATCGCTCTCGCCTTCGGAGGCGCGGCGTCTCTACCGGACCATCCGGCGAACACTGCGCGCCGCGATCGCCGCGGGCGGCGAACCCGGGTTTCACGACGCGCTCGGCCGCGAAGGGCGCGCGCGCCTCGCGGTGTACGGCCGGGCGGGCGAACGCTGCCGTGGCTGCGGCGGCACCGTGCGCGACGGGCGCTTCCACGGACGGCCGACGTTCTTCTGCCCGCGCTGCCAGCGATAG
- the speD gene encoding adenosylmethionine decarboxylase: MDTVGHHYIVEGSGCNRDVISRVEQVEQVLVRAAEVADVQIWAISFHRFRPMGVSGVVVISESHLSVHTWPEVGYVALDIFTCGDRAKPEAAVQHALKAFGATNMHITEVTRGLEEGDKVFFHSMITWEENLPENLMNHRPRRRRPVRRRRAKVMSTS, encoded by the coding sequence GTGGACACGGTCGGGCACCACTACATTGTCGAGGGCTCGGGCTGCAACCGCGACGTGATCAGTCGCGTGGAGCAGGTCGAGCAGGTCCTGGTCCGGGCCGCGGAGGTGGCCGACGTCCAGATTTGGGCGATCTCGTTCCACCGCTTCCGGCCCATGGGGGTCAGCGGGGTCGTCGTGATCTCAGAGTCGCACCTCTCGGTGCACACGTGGCCGGAGGTCGGCTACGTGGCCCTGGACATCTTCACCTGCGGCGACCGGGCCAAGCCCGAGGCCGCCGTTCAACACGCGCTCAAAGCGTTCGGCGCGACCAACATGCACATCACCGAGGTGACCCGCGGTCTCGAAGAGGGCGACAAGGTCTTTTTCCACAGCATGATCACGTGGGAAGAAAACCTGCCGGAGAATTTGATGAACCACCGGCCCCGGCGCCGCCGGCCCGTGCGGCGCCGGCGCGCCAAGGTCATGTCGACGTCCTGA
- a CDS encoding N-acetylmuramoyl-L-alanine amidase family protein: MQHSTPHHRGQIIEHHSRRRGLLVSVLLSLAVLGAGVSPTPAQPVPLRIIANGEDLASAGDAIVQDGVVMAPLPGLFEPLGIHATWDGRARVLTLQSPAGDEMELRTNDPYATVNGERRPVPVPLVTVLGRVLVPAQWVFDTLGDVTIYDAGQRTLFVNGQITAVSWRATDAGLEVTLEATAPLHPRITTLHTPERLVVDVPGAVARTPQPLTDVHEGPLQTIRMGQAAGGARVVFDLTGPVRYRLLSAPADRHVVIALGGGAAPGPIPAGPSGRKLLDVAYEPADGGGRVVITATQPIRAAEHVLRGPDRIVLDVADAVFVPVKKALDVNDGLVVQVRAAQFHKDPNIVRIVVELSRPAPYAVHPGADPSQLVIDLGGAAQPPAAGGHGRLVVAIDAGHGGSDPGAIGPSGVLEKDVALAIAQDLRTLLVRQRIDVVMVRDADVFVPLEDRARIAARGGATLFVSIHANAAVDANANGTQAFYLTPQSAPLASAIADEIGRAAGVGSRGIAVARFAVLVGNPHIPAVLVETAFVTNPREEQLLRVPAGQQAFAQGILKGLQRYAAAPAAEQP, from the coding sequence TTGCAGCATTCGACGCCGCATCATCGGGGGCAGATCATCGAACATCACAGCCGGCGGCGCGGCCTTCTCGTCTCCGTCCTCCTGTCTCTTGCCGTGCTCGGCGCCGGCGTGTCTCCCACGCCGGCGCAGCCCGTCCCACTGCGGATCATCGCCAACGGCGAAGACCTCGCGTCCGCGGGGGACGCGATCGTGCAGGACGGCGTCGTCATGGCGCCCCTCCCGGGACTCTTCGAACCGCTCGGCATCCACGCGACGTGGGACGGCCGCGCGCGCGTCCTGACGCTCCAGAGTCCGGCCGGCGACGAGATGGAGTTGCGGACGAACGATCCGTACGCCACCGTCAACGGGGAACGCCGCCCCGTTCCGGTACCGCTCGTGACGGTTCTCGGCCGCGTGCTCGTGCCGGCGCAGTGGGTCTTCGATACGTTGGGCGACGTGACGATCTACGACGCCGGGCAGCGCACGCTGTTCGTCAACGGCCAGATCACGGCGGTTTCGTGGCGCGCGACGGACGCCGGCCTGGAAGTGACGCTCGAGGCCACCGCGCCGCTGCATCCCCGCATCACAACGCTCCACACGCCCGAGCGGCTGGTCGTCGACGTCCCCGGCGCGGTGGCCCGGACGCCGCAGCCGCTGACCGACGTCCATGAAGGGCCGCTGCAAACGATCCGCATGGGCCAGGCGGCGGGCGGCGCGCGCGTCGTCTTCGACCTGACCGGGCCGGTGCGTTACCGCCTCCTCTCCGCGCCGGCGGACCGGCACGTCGTGATCGCCCTCGGCGGCGGCGCCGCCCCGGGGCCGATCCCGGCGGGGCCGTCCGGACGCAAACTGCTCGATGTCGCGTACGAGCCCGCGGACGGCGGCGGCCGGGTCGTCATCACGGCGACGCAGCCCATCCGGGCCGCGGAGCACGTGCTCCGCGGCCCGGACCGCATCGTCCTCGACGTCGCGGACGCGGTCTTTGTCCCGGTCAAGAAGGCCCTCGACGTCAACGACGGCCTCGTCGTCCAGGTCCGAGCGGCGCAGTTCCACAAAGATCCCAACATCGTCCGGATCGTCGTCGAGCTGAGCCGGCCCGCGCCCTACGCCGTGCATCCCGGCGCCGATCCGTCGCAGCTCGTAATCGATCTCGGCGGCGCCGCGCAGCCGCCGGCGGCCGGCGGCCACGGCCGGCTGGTCGTGGCGATCGACGCCGGCCACGGCGGCAGCGATCCGGGCGCGATCGGCCCCTCCGGCGTGCTGGAGAAGGACGTGGCGCTCGCGATCGCCCAGGACCTTCGCACCCTGCTCGTCCGGCAGCGGATCGATGTGGTCATGGTGCGGGACGCGGACGTCTTCGTCCCGTTGGAAGATCGCGCGCGCATCGCGGCGCGCGGGGGCGCGACCCTCTTTGTCAGCATCCACGCCAACGCCGCGGTCGACGCGAACGCCAACGGCACGCAGGCCTTCTACCTCACGCCGCAGAGCGCACCGCTCGCCTCGGCCATCGCGGACGAGATCGGCCGAGCCGCGGGCGTAGGCTCGCGCGGCATCGCGGTGGCCCGATTCGCGGTGCTGGTCGGCAACCCGCATATTCCGGCCGTGCTCGTGGAGACGGCGTTCGTGACCAACCCCCGCGAGGAACAGCTGCTGCGCGTTCCGGCGGGACAGCAGGCGTTCGCGCAGGGCATTCTGAAAGGGCTGCAGCGGTATGCGGCGGCCCCCGCCGCGGAGCAACCCTGA